TTCCAAATGCTACAGGCAGGAAATATTCGTTAAATTCATATCCCGCATAAGCCTCGTCGTTAAGCAATAATGAAAACATAAGCTGCATCTGAAATTTGACATATTTATACCCGGCCCTGAATGTAAATGCCGGTTCATAAAAAGGTAATGTTTTTGTACCTATATTAAGGTAGTTCACTCTTCTGTCGGGTTGGTTCTCGAACGCTTTCGCACCTGCATAGAGATTATTAAATTTTACTATAGAGAACCGGGAGGTAAATGCTGCTTCAATAGCAGGGTGAGCAAAACCAATTCCTGGTTGAATAAAGAACTTATTAAAGTGTGATCTTAGCAGGTAGTCATTAACAGTACCAAGACTACTGCTATAATCATCCGACAATGTTTTAAAGCTACCATTGCCATAACCTGCGTAGACATCAAAGACCATTCTCTTTTTAAGATCTAAAGGCTTAAAAAATCCGACAGCACCTTCAATAACACCACCTCTTGTATTTTCATCCATAAACAGGTCATCACTCTCTTCATCGTCGATATTAATTCCTAAATCGTATACATACTGTCCATTAGCCATGATGGCGATGTTATTTGACACAGCAAATGCAGCCTGGAAATTGGTAGGAGACACACTCCCCTTGAATTCATGCTTTTCTTTTAATAATGGCTCATTCACAGTATTGGGAACATAGATGTGGCTGTTGCAGGCAGAAAAAAACATCAGCAGGCTACAGGTAGTAGCTGCAGGCAGGTTGAAATAGTTTCGCATAACTTAATTAATTTAAGCAGTTTCTGGTTGCTCGCTTGATTCCCTTTCGATCAGTTCCACCGGAAATACAAAGTGTTTAGTGATCTTCATAGTATCTCCATAGTTGATCAGCTTCACAATTGTATCCACAGCTTTCTGCCCCATTTTATAGCCGGACTGTTCAATCGTAGTAAGTGCAGGAGTAATAATTCTTGATGCCTGATCATTTGAATAACCCACTACTTTGATATCTTCAGGGATTTTAACGAGTTGTCTTTTGGCTTCCTGGATAAATGCTACTGCTGATGTATCATTGGCGGCAAATAGACCATCTGGACGTTCATATTCACCAAGGAGTTCTTTAGAAGCGGCAATTGCTGCTTCCGATGTCAAATTATGAACGTACATCAGACGCTCATCGAAAGGGATGTTGTATTTCGCTAATGCCGTTTTATAGCCACTGAGGCGTTGCTGGTAAAGATTGCAGCTTAGCATTCCTGTGAATAATGCAATACGTTTACAGCCCTGCCGAATCAGATGTTCAGTAGCAAGAAATCCTCCTTTAAAATCATCTCCAGTAATAGTATAACCAGGGAATTCGGCTGGAACGCGGTCATAAAAGACTAAGGGTATATTATTCTTTATAAAGGGTGTGAAATGTTCATAATTGACTGTGAACATGGAAGATACAGCAAGGAGTCCATCCACTCTAAGGGAGAAGAATGTATTGACCAGTTCCTTTTCCATTTCTATTGTATCATCAGACTGCCCTATTACAATACTGAAGCCATATTTATGTGCTTCATGCTGTATACCACTGATGGCAGTACTCTGGAAATACATGGAAGTACGTGGCACTATCAGGCCGATAATGTTGGATCGGTTCTTACGTAAACTGGACGCTATCCAGTTCGGTACATATCCCATTTCAGTGGCGGTCTGACGTACCTTATCTCTTGTTTCCTGGTTGATCAGCTTATTATTTTGTAAGGCTCTCGATACCGTGGAAGCAGATAAGTTTAGCACTCTGGCAATGTCGTAGATGGTAATTTTAGTACTTCGTTCTTTCACATTCTTGAGGTTCAGTATATAAATATAGCGATATATTGAGCAACTTTTGTAACAAGCAACCTCATTATTTTCATAGGATTAGATATTAACATTCTAAAAGCAGTGGGGCTCCGGTATACCGGAGCCCCACTGCTTTTAGAATGGCTGATGATTGATTATTTCGGATCCAGTGCCTGACTGATTCTTTCTGCAAGATCGCTCAGGTGATAGCGGCTAAGCGGGTCTTGTATAGTAGCTGCCGCAGCACGGATATCAGTACGCAGTGATACAAGGTGCGCACGTGCGATACTGCTTACATCCGATTTGGTTGGATCAGCTGGAGCAGGACCGAACATGATACTCATTCCACTCATTGAAGACTGCTCTTTAGCAGATATAAGCTGGATGACGTGGTCTACGTATGATTTCTGCAGATTACGGCGGAATACATCAATAGTCTTCCGGCTGTACACCTCACTGAAAATACCCTTTTTCACATCATTCAGGAACGCGGTTGCCTGGTAGCTGGTAGCGCCGTCATTTGCTTCATTGTTAATTAGCTTAACAAGCGTATTACTACCCAGGATGCGATCCAGTACCGGATTCTGACGGGCACTTACGATAGTAGTAGCATTATTCCCCGTACGTGAAAGAATGTCTTTATCGAGCAGCCATTTAGGAGTCGTGAATACCTGATCATTCAGGAATTGTACGGCTTCCTGCTGAATATTCTTTGGAACAGCTTCGTATACACCACCTTCCTGTTCTACAGTTTTAGGTGTTTCGTAGATACCACCGATGTTCTTGGCAACATGACCCAGGTAACGGCCGAACTGCGTATTAACTTCACGATACAGTTCTGCGAGGTTGCTGTAGCCTTCATTTTCTTCTTTGGTCCAGGTGAGGAGATTAGGCATGATACGTTGCAGGTTCTTGATACCATAAGAACCTGCTTTCATTGCATTATCACCCAGGTCTTCATTCTGAGATCTCGGATCGTCAGGATTTGTTTCTGTACCAAACCAATATTTCTTTTCTTTCAGTTTTTCAACAGTCCACTTGTTAAGGATAGCTTTTTCAGCATCAGCAGTTGCTGCTTCCGGGATCAGTTTGTATCCCCATTCAATAGCCCATTTATCATAAAAATTGATGCGGGGATAGAGGTCAGCACCAGTAATTCCGTCTTCTGGTTGAGCTACATAGTTAAAACGTGCGTAGTCCATAATGGAGGCAGCGAAACCGTTTTCTTTCGTCCATGCTTTATCTCTTAGTTTCTCAACAGGATATGTTGAGCTGGAGCCAAAGTTATGGCGAAGGCCAAGTGTGTGACCTACTTCATGAGAAGATACGAAGCGGATCAGTTCTCCCATCAGTGCATCATCAAATTGCATTGTACGTGCACGCGGATCGTTTGGAGCACATTGTATAAAATACCAGTTACGCAGTAAGCGCATCACGTTATGGTACCAGTTTATATGGCTCTCCATGATCTCACCGGAACGTGGATCGTGAATATGTGGACCACTTGCGTTAGGAATATCGGAAGGTTTATACACGATGGCGGAGAATCGCGCATCCTCAAGACTCCAGGTAGAGTCCTGCTCACGGGTAGGAGCCACTTTGGCTACAACGGCGTTTTTGAAGCCTGCTTTTTCGAATGCGGCCTGCCAGTCATTCACCCCCTGGATCAGATAAGGAACCCATTTTTTAGGGGTAGCCGGGTCTATATAGAAGATGATCGGTTTCGCTGGTTCAACCAGTTCTCCACGTTTGTATTTCTCAAGATCTTCCGGTTTGGGTTCAAGACGCCAGCGGGTGATCATGGAAAGGCGTTTTACACCCTGTGGGTCCAGATCAAAGTCAGTTACAGAAGTGGTGAAGTAGCCTACACGAGGGTCGAAATACCTGGACTTCATCGGTACTGCAGGGAGCAGTATCATGGAAGAGTTCAGCTCAAGCGTCGCATTGCCGCCAGGACCAGGCATACCAGGTCCCTGTTGACCAGAAGCTTTTGAATAGGTTTTAACCGTTTTGATTTCGGTATTAATAGGGTAGGATTTAACATCAACTATGTATGACTTATCCTGCTGAACGGCACCCAGTTTAAGCATGCTTTTGACGCGGGAGTCGAAGAAGAAGATGTCATTATCACCCTGTATATAATCGGTCAGATCAATTACAGTACTGTTCTTATCTGAAAATGCTTTAATATCAAATGCAGCAGCAATGGGTTGAATGTTGGAATTCATCACAGCATTGAACATCGGCTGGCTGGAATCTCTGGAGATCTCAGAATAAGAGATGTTTTTGAGAAAGATGCGGTTATTAGGTCCTTTCTCAAAGCGGATCACGTTTTCTCCGATTTCATCACCACTGTACCCCATCATGGCAGCACGCAGGCCTGCTGCCGATTTGGAGATGCGGTTCACGACGAGGATGTCTCGTCCTAAAAGAGAATCGGGGATCTCAAAGAACACTTTATCATCCTGCTTGTAGATGTTAAACAGGCCGGAGTCTGCGATAGCAGCAGATGTAATAACCTCACCAAATTTTTTGGGAGCCGTTTTCGGACCGCTTTTGGCGGGCATAGGTGGACGGACTGTCGAATCTTTAGCGGGAATAGGTTCCTGTTGGGTCTTCTTTCGCTTTTGTGCTGTCGACATAGTGTTGATACTCAGTACCAACAAAAGCGTACCTGCGGTTGTGGCGATGGTACGGATTGCGTTTTTCTTCATTTGTGTGTATTAAAAAAGGTCGGTTTATTGAGAATTTAGTGGGTAGTGTTGAAAATACACATATTAAGCAGTAACTTATCGGGGAATTCCATGAACGCTTAAAATGTTACAGGAATGGACACGGGGAGAAATAATGATATATCAACAGTATCTTAAGAGGATATAATGTTTATGAATAAATTTGTTGATATGGTATCTTTTATACTTATATTACAGAGTGAATGAAATGTTGCAGTGTCTCTATGATAGACGTTTTTCACCTGCTTTATCGATTTTACTCCACGTTGGAAATAGATAGACCGGTAGGTAACCAGCTTAAATTTTATGATATTGTGATGACTGCTCAAAAGCTTAAAAATGACTCAAAGTGTGGATGGTAGCGGATAAGGAGGGAAAAATGTAACAGAAAATTTCTGTTGGAACATTTAAAAAAATTCTTAAATTGTGCGTCCAACTTTGAAAAAAATCAATAAATTTCAGGTTCCAGGGATATTATTCATAAGGGGTGTAGCCCAATTTTTGATATAGGTTGCAATTGACAATTAAAGTGTATGCTCAACAAAACAGTGGATTGTAAGGCTGCCTGCTGGCGGCTTTTGGTGGTGCGTTAAATTTTGTGAGATTTTGAGGGCTGCACTTGTTTTTTTGGGTCAACCGTATAACTTTGCGAATCACGTATTTATATTGCAGAAATAACAAAAAACAATAGTTTAATCTTTAACACTAAAATTCAATCAACATGGCTGAGACTAAAACAACTGTGACTGCAGGTTCTGCCAAAGCATCTTCTCATCAACCTAAGAAGTCATCCAATGTATTCGCATTGCTGGCTGTGCCTATCTGTATCGCTATAGGTGTTCTCTTTTACATCTTTGTATTAGGTAGTCCTGATAACTTCCAGGGTGGTATCAAAGGTCCGAACGCGCATCCAGTTGAAGAGGGTATCGGAAAATGGTTCGCAACAGTTTATCAGGGTGGTGCTATTGTACCTATTCTTATTTCTGTACTACTGATCTGTGTAACTTTCGTAATAGAACGTTTCCTGTATATCACTAAAGCGAAAGGTAAGTTCAGCGGTGCTGATCTGGTAAGAAGAGTTCAGTTCCACCTGGCTAATAAGAACGTAGACGCAGCGCTGGCTGAGTGCGACAAACAGAAAGGTTCTGTAGGTAATGTACTGAAAGCTGGTCTGAAAAAGTACAAAGAAATGATCACCAACACTGAGCTGGATACAGAGCAGAAGATCCTGACTATCAAAAACGAGATCGAAGAAACTACCGCTCTGGAACTGCCAATGATGGAAAAGAACCTGGTGTTCCTGTCCACTATCGCTTCCGTAGCAACCCTGCTTGGTCTGTTCGGTACTGTATTGGGTATGATCAAATCCTTCTCTGCTATGTCTGCTGGTGGTGCTCCAGATTCTGCTAAACTGGCATTAGGTATCTCCGAGGCGTTGATCAATACCGCTCTGGGTATCGGTACTTCCGCTATCGCGATCATCATGTATAACTTCTTTACCACTAACATCGACGGCATCACTTATGCAATCGACGAGTCTGGTTTTACTTTGACTCAGAGCTTCGCAGCTAACCACAAATAATTTTTAATTATTTGTGTGGAAAACGCGCAGTTTTGAATCTATATAAAGTAAACTAAAAAAGGAGTAAAGATGCCTAAAGTTAAAATGCCCAGGAAGAGCACGCTGGTTGATATGACCGCGATGTGTGATGTGGCTTTCTTGCTGCTCACTTTCTTCATGCTGGCAACCAAATTTAAACCGGACGAGCCGGTAACTGTGGTAACTCCGTCATCCATCAATACTAAACTGCTGCCAGATTCTGATGTAATCATGCTGACAGTTGATGCAGGCGGTAAGATATTTTTCAGCATGGACGGCCAACCTAAAAGGCAGCAGCTGATCAATGACCTTGACCAACAGTATAAGCTCGGTCTGACTGAAAAGGAAAAAAACAACTTTGTTGTTGGCTCCAGCGTAGGTACGGATATTAAAAGCCTGAAAACTTACCTCGACATGAAACCTGAAGAGCGTAAGAAAGCCGGCTTGGAAAAAGGTATTCCAGTTGACTCTGCCAATAACGAAGTAGCTGTATGGATCGAATATGCAAGATCTGCACAGGGTGGAAATCCTAAGCTGCAGTATTGTATTAAAGCCGACAATGGTACTCCATATCCTGTAATCAAGGACATCCTGGATACCTTCAAGGAAAAAAAGATTCAGAAGCTGAACCTGGTGACTAACCTGGAAGCTGCACCTGCA
The DNA window shown above is from Chitinophaga agri and carries:
- a CDS encoding ExbD/TolR family protein produces the protein MPKVKMPRKSTLVDMTAMCDVAFLLLTFFMLATKFKPDEPVTVVTPSSINTKLLPDSDVIMLTVDAGGKIFFSMDGQPKRQQLINDLDQQYKLGLTEKEKNNFVVGSSVGTDIKSLKTYLDMKPEERKKAGLEKGIPVDSANNEVAVWIEYARSAQGGNPKLQYCIKADNGTPYPVIKDILDTFKEKKIQKLNLVTNLEAAPAGSAAALARAEGKSDHE
- a CDS encoding zinc-dependent metalloprotease yields the protein MKKNAIRTIATTAGTLLLVLSINTMSTAQKRKKTQQEPIPAKDSTVRPPMPAKSGPKTAPKKFGEVITSAAIADSGLFNIYKQDDKVFFEIPDSLLGRDILVVNRISKSAAGLRAAMMGYSGDEIGENVIRFEKGPNNRIFLKNISYSEISRDSSQPMFNAVMNSNIQPIAAAFDIKAFSDKNSTVIDLTDYIQGDNDIFFFDSRVKSMLKLGAVQQDKSYIVDVKSYPINTEIKTVKTYSKASGQQGPGMPGPGGNATLELNSSMILLPAVPMKSRYFDPRVGYFTTSVTDFDLDPQGVKRLSMITRWRLEPKPEDLEKYKRGELVEPAKPIIFYIDPATPKKWVPYLIQGVNDWQAAFEKAGFKNAVVAKVAPTREQDSTWSLEDARFSAIVYKPSDIPNASGPHIHDPRSGEIMESHINWYHNVMRLLRNWYFIQCAPNDPRARTMQFDDALMGELIRFVSSHEVGHTLGLRHNFGSSSTYPVEKLRDKAWTKENGFAASIMDYARFNYVAQPEDGITGADLYPRINFYDKWAIEWGYKLIPEAATADAEKAILNKWTVEKLKEKKYWFGTETNPDDPRSQNEDLGDNAMKAGSYGIKNLQRIMPNLLTWTKEENEGYSNLAELYREVNTQFGRYLGHVAKNIGGIYETPKTVEQEGGVYEAVPKNIQQEAVQFLNDQVFTTPKWLLDKDILSRTGNNATTIVSARQNPVLDRILGSNTLVKLINNEANDGATSYQATAFLNDVKKGIFSEVYSRKTIDVFRRNLQKSYVDHVIQLISAKEQSSMSGMSIMFGPAPADPTKSDVSSIARAHLVSLRTDIRAAAATIQDPLSRYHLSDLAERISQALDPK
- a CDS encoding LacI family DNA-binding transcriptional regulator; the protein is MKERSTKITIYDIARVLNLSASTVSRALQNNKLINQETRDKVRQTATEMGYVPNWIASSLRKNRSNIIGLIVPRTSMYFQSTAISGIQHEAHKYGFSIVIGQSDDTIEMEKELVNTFFSLRVDGLLAVSSMFTVNYEHFTPFIKNNIPLVFYDRVPAEFPGYTITGDDFKGGFLATEHLIRQGCKRIALFTGMLSCNLYQQRLSGYKTALAKYNIPFDERLMYVHNLTSEAAIAASKELLGEYERPDGLFAANDTSAVAFIQEAKRQLVKIPEDIKVVGYSNDQASRIITPALTTIEQSGYKMGQKAVDTIVKLINYGDTMKITKHFVFPVELIERESSEQPETA
- a CDS encoding MotA/TolQ/ExbB proton channel family protein, with product MAETKTTVTAGSAKASSHQPKKSSNVFALLAVPICIAIGVLFYIFVLGSPDNFQGGIKGPNAHPVEEGIGKWFATVYQGGAIVPILISVLLICVTFVIERFLYITKAKGKFSGADLVRRVQFHLANKNVDAALAECDKQKGSVGNVLKAGLKKYKEMITNTELDTEQKILTIKNEIEETTALELPMMEKNLVFLSTIASVATLLGLFGTVLGMIKSFSAMSAGGAPDSAKLALGISEALINTALGIGTSAIAIIMYNFFTTNIDGITYAIDESGFTLTQSFAANHK